The Anopheles coluzzii chromosome 2, AcolN3, whole genome shotgun sequence genome window below encodes:
- the LOC125906593 gene encoding uncharacterized protein LOC125906593, protein MPERNCYCPFPLLAKNKLCYHGITCFPKTTTSIISTTTAIISTSSTITTISSTNTETTTTTTPITTTTTTTPTTTTTTTTPTTTTTTTTPTTTTTTTTPPTTTTTTTPTTTTTTPTTTTTTTTPTTTTTTTNPPTTTTTTTPTTTTTTPTTTPSTTTTARTTPTTPTRTTPTTPTRTTPTTPTRTTPTTPTRTTPTPRRTRPPTR, encoded by the coding sequence ATGCCTGAGAGAAATTGTTACTGTCCCTTTCCTCTACTGGCAAAGAACAAGCTATGTTATCATGGTATAACATGTTTTCCAAAAACAACCACCTCCATAATATCAACTACAACGGCCATCATTTCTACATCTTCTACGATAACAACAATATCTTCAACCAATACGGAAaccactacaacaacaaccccaattacaacgacaactactacaaccccaactacaactactactacaacaactccaactacaacgacaacaaccACAACTCCAACTACAACGACAACTACTACAACTCCACCTACAACGACAACTACAACAACCCCAACGACAACTACTACAACCCCAACTACAACGACAACTACTACAACTCCAACTACAACGACAACTACTACAAATCCAcctacaacgacaacaactACAACCCCAACTACAACGACAACTACTCCCACAACAACTCCATCCACAACGACTACAGCTAGAACTACTCCCACGACTCCCACTAGAACAACCCCCACGACTCCCACTAGAACTACACCCACGACTCCCACTAGAACTACTCCCACGACTCCCACTAGAACTACTCCCACACCGCGACGCACTAGACCACCTACACGGTAA